The following proteins are co-located in the Carassius gibelio isolate Cgi1373 ecotype wild population from Czech Republic chromosome A9, carGib1.2-hapl.c, whole genome shotgun sequence genome:
- the mettl8 gene encoding mRNA N(3)-methylcytidine methyltransferase METTL8 isoform X2, with protein sequence MRGLLKLSVRAVSCVPRRPCSGGRPPAPLGARVLTNPRDIFQHNMWDHVQWTEEETEEARQKAEQNSEEKIPVEEQSKYDREAHKYWDRFYGMHQRKFFRNRTWLFTEFPELLPPDEEQEQDLCSESGSREKQQPCGSCTLTSHMDTFPGQHAAFRILEVGCGAGNSVFPIINTIRSSKAFLYCCDFSSQAIELIQEHPDYDPAVCHAFVRDICDTTSPFPFPPESLDIILVVFVLSAIHPARAQDVVTSLAGFLKQGGIMLFRDYGRYDLAQLRFKKGQCLSENFYTRQDGTCVYFFTKDEVHHLFSNAGLEELQNLEDRRLQVNRGKKVVMHRVWMQSKYRKPYLIPD encoded by the exons ATGAGGGGGCTCTTGAAGCTGAGTGTCCGAGCTGTGAGCTGTGTTCCCCGCAGACCGTGCAGTGGAGGAAGACCCCCCGCGCCGCTGGGAGCAAGAGTCCTCACCAACCCACGGGACATCTTTCAGCACAACATGTG GGATCATGTGCAGTGGACAGAGGAGGAGACCGAGGAAGCCCGGCAAAAAGCAGAGCAGAACTCTGAAGAGAAGATTCCTGTAGAAGAGCAAT CCAAATATGACAGAGAAGCTCATAAATATTGGGACCGATTTTATGGCATGCACCAGAGGAAGTTCTTCAGAAACCGAACTTGGCTCTTCACTGAGTTCCCAGAGCTTCTCCCTCCAGacgaggagcaggagcaggacttGTGCTCAGAGTCTGGGAGCAGAGAAAAGCAGCAGCCCTGTGGTTCCTGTACATTAACCAGCCATATGGACACATTCCCTGGACAGCATGCTGCTTTCAGGATACTAGAG GTGGGCTGTGGTGCAGGTAACAGTGTGTTTCCCATCATCAACACCATCAG GAGCAGTAAGGCGTTTCTGTACTGCTGTGACTTCTCATCTCAAGCGATTGAGCTCATCCAG GAGCACCCAGACTATGACCCTGCAGTGTGTCACGCATTTGTGCGGGACATTTGTGACACGACGTCCCCATTTCCCTTCCCCCCCGAGAGTCTGGACATTATTCTGGTGGTCTTTGTGCTCTCTGCCATCCACCCAGCACG AGCTCAAGATGTGGTGACGTCTTTGGCTGGATTCCTGAAGCAGGGAGGAATCATGCTGTTCAGAGACTATGGCAGATATGATCTGGCACAACTTAGATTTAAAAAAG GCCAGTGTCTGTCTGAAAACTTCTACACGCGTCAGGATGGAACCTGTGTGTATTTCTTCACTAAAG ATGAGGTTCATCATTTGTTTTCCAATGCTGGTCTGGAGGAGCTTCAGAATCTGGAAGACAGAAGACTGCAGGTAAACAGAGGAAAGAAGGTGGTGATGCACAGAGTCTGGATGCAAAGCAAATACAGGAAGCCTTACCTGATTCCTGACTGA
- the mettl8 gene encoding mRNA N(3)-methylcytidine methyltransferase METTL8 isoform X1, which yields MRGLLKLSVRAVSCVPRRPCSGGRPPAPLGARVLTNPRDIFQHNMWDHVQWTEEETEEARQKAEQNSEEKIPVEEQSKYDREAHKYWDRFYGMHQRKFFRNRTWLFTEFPELLPPDEEQEQDLCSESGSREKQQPCGSCTLTSHMDTFPGQHAAFRILEVGCGAGNSVFPIINTIRSSKAFLYCCDFSSQAIELIQEHPDYDPAVCHAFVRDICDTTSPFPFPPESLDIILVVFVLSAIHPARRAQDVVTSLAGFLKQGGIMLFRDYGRYDLAQLRFKKGQCLSENFYTRQDGTCVYFFTKDEVHHLFSNAGLEELQNLEDRRLQVNRGKKVVMHRVWMQSKYRKPYLIPD from the exons ATGAGGGGGCTCTTGAAGCTGAGTGTCCGAGCTGTGAGCTGTGTTCCCCGCAGACCGTGCAGTGGAGGAAGACCCCCCGCGCCGCTGGGAGCAAGAGTCCTCACCAACCCACGGGACATCTTTCAGCACAACATGTG GGATCATGTGCAGTGGACAGAGGAGGAGACCGAGGAAGCCCGGCAAAAAGCAGAGCAGAACTCTGAAGAGAAGATTCCTGTAGAAGAGCAAT CCAAATATGACAGAGAAGCTCATAAATATTGGGACCGATTTTATGGCATGCACCAGAGGAAGTTCTTCAGAAACCGAACTTGGCTCTTCACTGAGTTCCCAGAGCTTCTCCCTCCAGacgaggagcaggagcaggacttGTGCTCAGAGTCTGGGAGCAGAGAAAAGCAGCAGCCCTGTGGTTCCTGTACATTAACCAGCCATATGGACACATTCCCTGGACAGCATGCTGCTTTCAGGATACTAGAG GTGGGCTGTGGTGCAGGTAACAGTGTGTTTCCCATCATCAACACCATCAG GAGCAGTAAGGCGTTTCTGTACTGCTGTGACTTCTCATCTCAAGCGATTGAGCTCATCCAG GAGCACCCAGACTATGACCCTGCAGTGTGTCACGCATTTGTGCGGGACATTTGTGACACGACGTCCCCATTTCCCTTCCCCCCCGAGAGTCTGGACATTATTCTGGTGGTCTTTGTGCTCTCTGCCATCCACCCAGCACG CAGAGCTCAAGATGTGGTGACGTCTTTGGCTGGATTCCTGAAGCAGGGAGGAATCATGCTGTTCAGAGACTATGGCAGATATGATCTGGCACAACTTAGATTTAAAAAAG GCCAGTGTCTGTCTGAAAACTTCTACACGCGTCAGGATGGAACCTGTGTGTATTTCTTCACTAAAG ATGAGGTTCATCATTTGTTTTCCAATGCTGGTCTGGAGGAGCTTCAGAATCTGGAAGACAGAAGACTGCAGGTAAACAGAGGAAAGAAGGTGGTGATGCACAGAGTCTGGATGCAAAGCAAATACAGGAAGCCTTACCTGATTCCTGACTGA
- the dcaf17 gene encoding DDB1- and CUL4-associated factor 17 — MCALPSSCAQRPPACTRTSKNSCDILTSRATGSCSNDIGRLLGANLKILRNIILQDGAEFTKVWSKTSKSLIAYESGRLYFDNYRCCYSSLLSEPELLYELPKAPRTEKIEDALLCQCPLDKVLPNASDQKSCLLVLTAHNWLYRLSADTGKTLERIYLSSVFKFRSLGWDSSQETLYVRSIQGKQTTLERQAGVNNNILMHLAVFQVFPLELVGMLEINKKVFGKTAVDVLLSQGVLAVSHSSKHVKLYSFEYIVNKFRIEKLSLGQQCEMKGIVGEVPYGIPVNIHIHECPPVLFEMSYFENGVQIGGHPWHYIYTPNHKRHRGTHHICSITDGALAKNGVQDMKCDSLEADWIFFHPDDSGRIIHAGPSTINVLKVMAETGCDWKYEIVTAFSITAARDHSAPQVMVTSSGRAVKRRFQLLDDDPAQQTFRMVKYEDELDLLAVVDITQTEDEGQAHLRLHDNKTGLLMKRVPLKEPWDVTYSHEVYFDRDTIIHTVQEKNNSFCCHVYKMKRRPSDEP, encoded by the exons ATGTGCGCGCTCCCGTCTTCATGCGCGCAGCGCCCCCCTGCGTGCACACGCACTAGTAAAAACAGCTGTGATATACTGACTTCAAGAGCCACTGGATCCTGCTCCAATGACATTGGCAGATTACTGGGAGCAAATCTTAAGATCCTAAGAAACATCATTCTCCAA GATGGTGCAGAATTCACAAAGGTTTGGAGCAAGACTTCCAAGTCTCTCATCGCTTATGAAAGTGGACGGTTATACTTTGATAATTACAGGTGTTGCTACAGCAG CCTTTTGTCTGAGCCAGAACTGCTGTATGAGCTCCCCAAAGCCCCCAGAACAGAGAAGATTGAAGATGCTTTATTATGCCAGTGTCCTCTA GACAAGGTTCTACCAAACGCTTCAGACCAGAAGTCATGTCTGCTGGTTCTAACAGCTCATAACTGGTTATATCGGCTCTCAGCTGACACAGGAAAAACACTAGAGCGGATCTACCTCTCCTCGGTTTTCAAATTCAG ATCTTTAGGTTGGGACTCCTCGCAGGAGACATTATATGTCAGATCAATTCAGGGCAAACAGACGACTCTGGAACGACAG gctggTGTTAATAATAACATCCTCATGCATCTGGCCGTATTTCAAGTCTTTCCACTAGAGCTTGTAGGAATGCTGgagattaataaaaaa GTCTTCGGTAAGACGGCTGTGGATGTGCTGCTGTCACAGGGAGTGTTAGCTGTGTCACACAGCTCGAAACATGTCAAACTTTACAGTTTTGAGTACATTGTTAATAAG TTTAGAATTGAGAAGTTGTCTCTGGGACAGCAGTGTGAGATGAAAGGAATTGTGGGAGAAGTTCCATATGGCATTCCAGTCAATATTCACATTCATG AGTGTCCTCCCGTATTGTTTGAGATGTCATACTTTGAGAACGGGGTTCAGATCGGAGGTCATCCCTGGCACTACATCTACACCCCCAACCACAAGAGACACAGAGGAACCCATCATATCTGCTCTATCACAGACGGAGCGCTG GCTAAGAATGGCGTCCAGGACATGAAATGTGACTCTCTAGAAGCAGACTGGATCTTTTTTCACCCAGATGACTCGGGTCGAATCATACATGCTGGGCCCAGCACAATAAA TGTTCTGAAGGTCATGGCTGAAACAGGATGTGACTGGAAGTATGAGATAGTCACAGCCTTCTCCATCACCGCTGCTCGTGACCATAGT GCCCCTCAGGTGATGGTGACGTCTTCTGGCCGTGCGGTGAAAAGGAGATTCCAGCTGTTAGATGATGACCCAGCTCAGCAG ACATTCAGAATGGTGAAGTATGAAGATGAACTTGATCTGTTGGCTGTGGTAGACATCACTCAGACTGAAGATGAAGGACAGGCCCATCTTCGTCTACATGACAATAAGACGGGGCTTTTAATGAAGAGAGTTCCTCTAAAGGAGCCATGGGATGTG ACCTACAGTCACGAGGTTTACTTTGACAGAGACACGATTATTCACACTGTCCAGGAGAAAAATAACTCATTCTGCTGCCATGTTTATAAAATGAAGAGACGACCTTCGGATGAACCATGA
- the LOC128019615 gene encoding plasma membrane ascorbate-dependent reductase CYBRD1: MSPQQTARMDDYKQFLIVFSLALALGIVSIALALTWVLHFREGLGWDGGSAEFNWHPLLMLIGFVFLQGLAIVVYRLPWTWRCSKQMMKLIHAGLNIMAFILAVISVVAVFDFHNAKNIPNMYSLHSWIGLAAVILYPAQIVMGITVYLIPVTPVYVRAALMPVHIYSGLFIFISVIATALMGITEKLIFSLKSPAYKDSPPEAVLVNVLGLLIAAFGGLVLWIATRPSWKRPREEVTQDLSDNSTSPEDIKVCSAMTSRTEHESSLETRRRNGKAEESG, translated from the exons ATGAGTCCACAGCAGACTGCGAGGATGGACGACTACAAGCAGTTTCTCATCGTCTTCTCTCTGGCTCTGGCGCTCGGGATTGTGTCGATCGCCTTGGCGTTAACCTGGGTCCTACACTTCAGAGAGGGGCTTGGCTGGGACGGGGGGTCGGCGGAGTTTAACTGGCACCCGTTGTTAATGCTGATCGGCTTTGTTTTTCTTCAGGGACTCG CGATTGTTGTGTATCGGCTGCCATGGACCTGGAGGTGCAGCAAGCAGATGATGAAGCTGATCCACGCAGGGCTGAATATTATGGCCTTCATCTTGGCTGTCATTTCTGTGGTGGCTGTGTTTGATTTCCACAATGCAAAGAACATCCCCAACATGTACAGCCTGCACAGCTGGATTGGTCTGGCTGCTGTCATACTCTACCCAGCACAG ATAGTTATGGGCATTACCGTCTATCTGATTCCTGTAACTCCGGTGTACGTGCGTGCTGCTCTTATGCCTGTACACATCTACAGTGGCCTGTTCATCTTCATCAGTGTTATAGCCACAGCTCTCATGGGCATCACAGAGAAACTCATATTTAGCCT GAAGAGCCCTGCTTATAAAGACTCTCCACCGGAAGCTGTTTTGGTAAATGTTCTTGGGCTGCTCATTGCTGCATTTGGTGGTCTTGTTCTCTGGATTGCTACTCGTCCCTCGTGGAAGAGGCCGAGAGAAGAGGTCACACAAGACCTGAGTGATAACAGCACGAGCCCAGAGGACATCAAAGTGTGCTCCGCCATGACCTCCAGGACCGAGCATGAATCCAGCCTCGAGACACGCAGACGCAACGGAAAAGCAGAAGAGTCtggataa